The proteins below come from a single Bactrocera dorsalis isolate Fly_Bdor chromosome 5, ASM2337382v1, whole genome shotgun sequence genomic window:
- the LOC105228027 gene encoding uncharacterized protein LOC105228027: protein MLLFKKLCRKTAANGNERQQQQHRRTNASSQSTEQGQGQQRQQTPAPASGEAVTLRVTNPIDNSTTRQRRTREDNVSGRNQFANRVLCRTPPPVYDSLPATPPPSYTPHSAGVAAGVVGVPTAEGRAVVGADVPHRAEVWQQCQAFSAPHCGSNVADYVEVLLPAGGVGYQQPLGQLRAQQQLVQLVENVAPTVGQQQEQQPEPGFEAQVQVGEQQQQQLQLQQQQQHLRRRRRLHLLQQQRLSNINATSTDSTSSGSNCSLSNRNNNNNSNNYHFYSANPIVGVSGPGGGGGGSSSDSETYARLPIGSERRRQRRQQRIGRGLRDAYCPDLLHACSLILHQPNEPTLEPNETSNDSSVSNFTATPPRRTHSRCSTEYVEIDEIRPVPRDREGARFRALQPSNWQPQVERAISTPELRTCAYNEGVVGVSLNVENTEGREIVEYQRLATNSTQRDMGQNLSLRRPRISLTWVLREQQQQQQQQQQETQNEIQPPLNGDEEPTTTNCKQLGNGTLETPNNNNGCVNGLLTTKQRTEVVPTQLTTTCTTNTATTTTTTTTKRYRLKQLPGSTDPLNGYATTPTAHMPANALAPQKFFSNQNLLEYRDKTRAPSRELLFVCTPQRLPKSYDNSEALSLAKKRNEIRKRLAAKMATLQANGRANADGAEANQLVKNGCGATVAVGCVLTPNGIVLEKDELKSLKGTYSEPSLIAASEGQHRRHRHRKRRERNRGPKFGYEISNVDEFLSKCSLAAPGNIPVVLSAASTLYQTRPGQHQIEIPLPLGMVVNAVFKNQNWLYVQTPHAEEGYVVYSCCLPLGILPPNVRSGAAVTNKPAPCWESNGDIFPRPGGNMTDSEKEIRLRGGTRSDGARTPRGKRGDAVGTDVDTANGNATPVISTTASTCGEHQVDRLYLRAASQPRLVEKAYAQLKSTKQALALRNAGNDEYVTLQQQQQQHQQQQHKSKLHVQKHMQQQQQQLQQLQHKPLINGSYITNGHNGQHLHPKNTNNAVALSVPSNATPSVTSMSHSASFAANSTANGSVKHTKLQQHASVLHIASRKQHGLRQTLVAINTDYSTESIVLHKGEIVTLCECRESKDHRQWFYVRTRDGREGYIPAEVAGHGYL from the exons aacgccaacagcaacaacacaggCGTACAAACGCCAGCAGTCAGAGCACCGAGCAAGGGCAAGGACAGCAACGTCAACAAACGCCCGCACCCGCCAGCGGCGAAGCTGTTACGCTTCGAGTGACAAATCCTATAGACAACTCGACGACGCGTCAACGTCGCACGCGCGAAGACAACGTGAGTGGGCGGAATCAGTTTGCTAATCGAGTGTTGTGCCGAACGCCGCCGCCGGTCTACGATTCACTGCCAGCTACACCACCGCCTTCGTACACGCCGCACAGCGCGGGTGTGGCTGCGGGTGTTGTTGGCGTGCCCACAGCTGAAGGCCGAGCCGTAGTCGGCGCTGACGTACCGCACAGAGCGGAAGTCTGGCAGCAATGTCAAGCATTCAGCGCCCCTCATTGTGGCAGTAATGTCGCAGATTATGTCGAAGTTTTACTGCCGGCCGGTGGTGTTGGATATCAGCAGCCGCTGGGGCAGCTACGAGCGCAGCAGCAATTAGTGCAACTTGTCGAGAATGTGGCACCAACAGTTGGCCAGCAGCAAGAGCAACAGCCAGAGCCAGGGTTTGAAGCACAAGTACAAGTTGGagaacaacagcagcagcaattacagctacagcaacaacagcaacacttgCGTCGCCGTAGACGTCTGCATTTGCTGCAGCAACAGCGTTTATCGAATATCAACGCGACAAGTACGGACAGCACGAGTAGCGGCAGCAACTGCAGCCTTAGCAAtagaaataataacaacaacagcaacaattatcATTTCTACAGCGCAAATCCGATTGTTGGTGTCAGTGGCcctggcggcggcggcggcggtagCAGCAGTGATAGTGAAACCTACGCTCGCTTGCCAATCGGCAGTGAACGACGACGTCAGCGTCGCCAACAGCGCATTGGTCGTGGCTTAAGGG ATGCCTATTGCCCTGATTTGCTGCACGCTTGCTCCTTAATCCTACATCAGCCGAACGAGCCCACACTTGAACCCAACGAGACCAGCAACGACAGTTCCGTAAGCAATTTTACAGCTACACCGCCACGTCGCACACACAGTCGTTGCTCTACAGAATATGTGGAAATAGATGAAATCCGTCCGGTGCCACGCGATCGAGAGGGGGCACGATTTAGAGCTCTACAACCCAGTAATTGGCAACCGCAGGTGGAACGTGCTATTAGCACACCTGAACTCCGAACCTGCGCCTATAATGAGGGAGTTGTAGGCGTGTCACTAAACGTGGAGAACACTGAAGGCAGGGAAATCGTCGAGTACCAAAGATTAGCAACGAACTCAACGCAACGGGACATGGGTCAGAACTTAAGCTTACGCCGGCCGCGTATCTCACTAACTTGGGTATTAagagaacagcaacaacaacagcagcaacagcaacaggaGACACAAAACGAAATACAACCGCCCCTGAATGGCGATGAAGAGCCGACTACAACAAATTGCAAGCAACTCGGCAATGGCACATTAGAGACaccaaataataataacggTTGTGTAAACGGTTTGCTAACGACAAAACAACGCACCGAAGTGGTGCCAACACAGTTGACCACCACCTGCACTACGAATACAGCtactaccacaacaacaacgacaacgaaACGTTATCGCCTCAAACAGCTGCCTGGCAGCACGGATCCACTCAATGGATACGCGACCACGCCCACCGCACATATGCCAGCCAATGCTTTGGCACCACAGAAATTCTTCagcaatcaaaatttattggaatatCGAGATAAAACTCGCGCCCCATCACGCGAACTGCTCTTCGTCTGTACGCCGCAACGTTTGCCGAAGAGTTACGACAACAGCGAAGCGCTTTCGCTGGCCAAAAAGCGCAATGAGATACGTAAGCGGCTCGCAGCCAAGATGGCGACACTGCAGGCGAACGGCAGAGCCAATGCGGACGGTGCTGAGGCCAATCAATTGGTCAAAAATGGCTGTGGTGCAACGGTAGCAGTCGGGTGCGTACTCACGCCCAACGGTATTGTGCTCGAAAAAGATGAACTAAAGTCGCTGAAGGGTACATACTCCGAACCGAGCTTGATCGCCGCCTCGGAGGGGCAACACCGTCGTCATCGGCATCGCAAACGACGCGAACGTAATCGTGGACCAAAGTTCGGCTATGAGATAAGCAATGTGGATGAGTTTCTGTCGAAGTGTTCGCTGGCAGCGCCCGGCAACATACCTGTGGTGCTCTCCGCCGCCAGCACGCTATACCAAACGCGTCCGGGTCAGCATCAGATTGAAATTCCACTGCCGCTTGGCATGGTGGTAAATGCGGTGTTCAAAAATCAAAACTGGTTATATGTACAAACGCCACATGCCGAGGAGGGCTATGTCGTCTACTCGTGTTGTCTGCCGCTCGGCATACTGCCACCGAATGTACGCAGCGGCGCCGCGGTTACCAATAAACCAGCACCTTGCTGGGAGTCCAACGGTGATATATTCCCACGTCCCGGCGGCAATATGACCGACTCCGAAAAGGAGATACGTCTGCGTGGTGGCACACGCTCCGATGGTGCACGTACGCCACGCGGCAAACGCGGCGATGCCGTCGGCACCGATGTGGATACGGCGAATGGTAATGCCACGCCCGTTATTTCCACAACCGCCTCCACGTGCGGCGAACATCAGGTGGATCGGCTCTATTTGCGTGCGGCCTCACAGCCGCGTCTAGTCGAGAAAGCGTACGCGCAACTCAAGTCCACGAAGCAGGCGTTGGCGCTACGTAATGCTGGCAACGACGAATATGTCAcgcttcaacaacaacaacaacaacatcaacagcagcagcacaaGTCAAAGTTGCACGTGCAGAaacacatgcaacaacaacagcaacagctgcAGCAGCTGCAACACAAGCCGCTCATCAACGGCTCGTACATAACGAACGGCCACAACGGCCAGCATCTTCATCCAAAGAATACGAACAATGCGGTGGCGTTGAGTGTGCCCTCAAATGCCACGCCCAGCGTCACCAGCATGTCACACAGCGCCAGCTTTGCGGCCAACTCAACCGCAAACGGCAGCGTGAAGCACACCAAGTTACAGCAACACGCCAGCGTGCTGCACATTGCTAGCCGAAAGCAGCATGGCCTGCGTCAGACGCTCGTTGCCATCAACACCGACTACTCCACCGAGAGCATTGTGTTGCACAAGGGCGAAATTGTGACGCTCTGTGAGTGTCGCGAGTCCAAAGATCATCGTCAGTGGTTCTATGTGCGCACGCGCGACGGACGCGAGGGTTACATACCCGCCGAGGTGGCCGGCCATGGCTACCTGTAG